The proteins below come from a single Nitrososphaera sp. genomic window:
- a CDS encoding P-II family nitrogen regulator, producing the protein MKKVEIITPNGHLTEVHAVLRDMNVRGMSHYPIEGAGRIKAEPVVESTHPTAMPEYIMRHKVEVVVRDTQVEPLIKKIEEKFRDDPQGGKIFVMDVPLAVDISSDARGESAI; encoded by the coding sequence ATGAAGAAAGTCGAAATAATTACACCGAACGGTCACCTGACCGAAGTGCACGCCGTATTAAGGGACATGAATGTCAGGGGCATGAGCCACTACCCGATAGAGGGGGCGGGAAGAATCAAGGCAGAACCAGTTGTTGAGAGCACGCATCCCACTGCAATGCCAGAATACATAATGAGACACAAAGTTGAGGTCGTTGTCAGGGATACACAGGTAGAGCCTCTAATCAAGAAGATCGAGGAAAAGTTTCGCGACGACCCACAGGGAGGCAAAATATTCGTTATGGACGTCCCACTCGCAGTGGATATATCCTCCGATGCTCGGGGAGAATCTGCGATATAG